The sequence below is a genomic window from Candidatus Limnocylindria bacterium.
TCGCTTCCTCTACGACGGTTGGCAGCGCGCTGTCGAACGCTCGCGCGGTTGGGCATCGAGCACGCCGGGCTGAGGACTACTCCTTAGGCACGCGCTCCGGGAAGTCGGACATGATCCCGTCGACCGACCAGTTGCGGAACGCCGCGATCTCCTTCGGATCGTTCACCGTCCAGGCATTCACCTTCAGCGACGCCGCGTGCGCGGCCCGGATCAGCTCCGATGTCACGTATGCGCGATTCGGGTGCAGCGCCCAGAGCCCGAGCGCCCGCGCGCTCGCGAGCAGCGCCGCGCGGTCCGGCGAATCCGAAAAGAGGAACGCGCGGCGCACGGTGGGCGCCGCGGCCCTCGCGCCTTCGAGCGCCGACCACCAGAAGCTGGACACGTACGCGTCGGAAGAGCCGCGTCCCGCAAGGCGCTTCGCGACGCTCGCGCCCGTGTCGCGCGCGCGGGTCTCGTCCTTTTCACACTTCAGCTCGACGTTCACGGCCATGCGACCGCGGCAGAAGTCGAGCACCTCGTCGAGGGAGAGCGACGACTTCTCCGTTGGGCGATCGTGCGTGATGAGCAGCCGGCCGTCCCGTGTGAGCCACACGTCCGTCTCGACCTCATCGCAGCCGAGCTCGAGCGCCTTCTGGAACGACGCCATGGTGTTCTCGGGGGCATGACCCATCGCCCCTCGGTGTCCTATGCGGCGCATAACGCGATTCTGCCTTGCCGCTCAGCGCGTCACTACTGTTGACCTCTTGAAGCTCGGTTCAGCGTTGATCGTCGCCGTCCTGGTTGCCTGCGCGGCTCCGGCGCCGACGCCGAGCGCCTCGCCCGCGCCGGTGGTCCGCGCGGCCCTCCGGAACGTGATCCTCCAGCCCGCTGACCTCGCGGCGGAGTACGTGATGGAGAAGGACGAGGAGATGACACCCGACGACCTCGCGAACGGTCTGGGCGCGACGCAGGCCGAGCTGAAACAGCGACTCGCGGTCGGCTACGTGCGAACGTTCGTCAGGAACGGCGACCCATTCGTCTGCTGCGCGGTCGACTCCATCCTCGTCGCGACGGCCGATGAAGGGGCAGCGGTCGCGACGGCCAACGAGTTCCGCAAGAGAGCGCTCGAGCTCGGGTCGATCGAGACGGCTCTGGGCGACACCGTCGGCGACGAAGCGCGCGCATTCACATTTCAGCAGCCGACAGGCGACGGGTATTTGATCACGCTCACGGTCCTATTTCGCTACGCCAACGTCGTCGATGCGGTCGAAGTCACAGGACAGCCCGGCTCATTCGAACGCCCGTACGTCCTCGAGCTCGCGAAGAAGCAGCTCGAGCGGCTCCGCGCGGACGCCCAGAAGCGCTGATGCCAGACTGGACCGCGCGGCGATGAAGTTCCCCATCTTCGACATGGAGCGCATGCAGTCCACCTGGGAGCACCGGGTGAAGTACGACCTGTCCGAGTCAGGCGTCGAGGCCATGACGCTCGAAGAGATCGCGCGTGATCAGAAAGAGCTCATGCGCTCGAAGCTCGGCTACGCCGAGGGCGTGGGCCGCGAGCAAACGCGCGCGCTCATCGCGGGATTCCATTCCGGAAGCGACGCGAAGAACGTGCTCATCACGACCGGGACGAGCGAGGCCAACTTCCTCGCGCTCTTGACGCTCGTCTCGCCCGGCGACGAGGTCGTCGTCGTCATGCCGAACTACATGCAGGTGCACGGCATCGCTCAGGGCCTCGGCGCGCGTGTGCGCGAGGTGTGGCTGCGCGAGGAGCGTAGCTGGCGGATCGATCTCGACGCGCTCGCGGCTGCGGTGAACCAGCGCA
It includes:
- a CDS encoding glycerophosphodiester phosphodiesterase; translation: MGHAPENTMASFQKALELGCDEVETDVWLTRDGRLLITHDRPTEKSSLSLDEVLDFCRGRMAVNVELKCEKDETRARDTGASVAKRLAGRGSSDAYVSSFWWSALEGARAAAPTVRRAFLFSDSPDRAALLASARALGLWALHPNRAYVTSELIRAAHAASLKVNAWTVNDPKEIAAFRNWSVDGIMSDFPERVPKE